One Cryptococcus neoformans var. grubii H99 chromosome 3, complete sequence genomic region harbors:
- a CDS encoding cytoplasmic protein, translating into MPPKVKDDKTFGMKNKNKSSKVQRHIATVQKQQEQAGKSKGDKAKEREREKAAEAKAAALAKKKMEAELFRPAQIQKVPFGTDPKTVLCVYFKAGHCEKGNKCKFSHDRNVERKVEKINLYADQREEKSKDSMDTWDEEKLRNVVTENGRKQNNATDIVCKYFIQAIEDKKYGWFWECPNGGNKCMYRHALPPGFVLKSDKKKQEEAAKKDQISLEQFIEVERHKLKPPLTPVTPETFATWKKNRLEKKAAEQEALEKAKATQRAAGKMTGMTGKDMFEFGGELYEHVDEGEEEDEDWDISRMLARYRDDETTSTAFDPTKGKFVNPRTGEVVDDPEDESVAEVAKKVEDVKV; encoded by the exons ATGCCGCCCAAAGTCAAAGATGACAAG ACCTTTGGtatgaagaacaagaacaagTCTTCAAAAGTTCAGAGGCACATTGCCACCGTTCAAAAGCAGCAGGAGCAAGCTGGTAAAAGCAAGGGCGAT AAAGCcaaggaaagggagagagaaaaggctgctgaggccaaggctgctgctttggcaaaaaagaagatggaagccGAGTTATTCAGGCCTGCCCAGATTCAGAAAGTGCCCTTTGGAACTG ATCCCAAGACA GTGCTTTGTGTCTACTTCAAAGCGGGTCATTGTGAAAAGG GTAACAAGTGCAAGTTCTCTCACGACCGAAATGTTGAACgaaaggtggagaagatcaaCCTTTACGCCGATCAACGAGAGGAGAAATCCAAAG ACTCTATGGATACTTGGGACGAAGAGAAGCTCAGGAATGTCGTAACGgaaaatggaaggaaaCAGAATAATGCAACTGAT ATTGTCTGTAAATACTTCATTCAAGCTATCGAAGATAAAAAATACGGATGGTT CTGGGAATGC CCCAACGGGGGTAATAAGTGCATGTACCGTCACGCCCTTCCTCCGGGTTTCGTACTCAAATCTGATAAAaagaagcaggaggaggcggcCAAGAAGGACCAAATATCCCTTGAGCAATTCATCGAGGTCGAGCGACACAAGCTCAAGCCTCCTCTCACCCCTGTCACTCCAGAAACTTTTGCCacctggaagaagaatcgtcttgagaagaaggccgcTGAGCAAGAAGCTCTCGAAAAGGCCAAGGCGACGCAGAGGGCGGCTGGTAAGATGACAGGTATGACCGGTAAAGACATGTTCGAGTTTGGTGGAGAATTGTATGAGCATGTGGAcgaaggcgaggaagaagatgaggattgGGATATCTCCCGAATGTTGGCACGATAT CGCGACGATGAGACCACGTCAACTGCGTTTGACCCTACCAAGGGAAAATTCGTCAATCCTCGGACTGGTGAAGTGGTGGACGACCCAGAGGATGAATCAGTTGCAGAAGTCGCGAAGAAAGTTGAGGACGTCAAGGTGTAG
- a CDS encoding CAMK/CAMKL/GIN4 protein kinase: MPSSSNAHDDGATNQRQATVTRKRTNGSGTRDEKQYIGQWRIGRTIGKGSSGRVKIAKHAVTGKYAAIKIVPKGLILNSRMSMSEAGARADKVLLGIEREIVIMKLIDHPNVLNLYDVWETSSELYLIMEYVPGGELFDYLVKRGRLPVSEALHYFQQIIYAVDYCHRFNICHRDLKPENLLLDKDKNIKVADFGMAAWEAGERMLETSCGSPHYASPEIVAGKAYHGSSSDIWSCGIILFALLTGRLPFDDDNIRSLLQKVKIGIFEMPDEIKDPARDLLKRMLEKDPEKRITMPEILSHPFFVSRPPRPIPGRSLVSPPTLDEVERPVNSVDEIDPDIMGNLKTLWSGVSDQEIIKALMCKDKTWEKTIYHLLIKYRNKHLENYNMEEEEYADARERRQTRKQLQSSSSPARRKGVPAQDQSARLAPLGENETVANTPVKRPQAPTPNKASRKAPPECPTPTKQVSQARGPAGPRPPNSRGTSGASNSSQAPAIVLQGATPTKELPSPHTTSSRPRPEVITTPTSPAPLNVPRVEDANLQTFLNQIADQMNRFSARSSVASQSSTSSSAVLGSDYQACLAFAAGVTPSANPSSSVTENVIEEQGQFEDAADDQTDAEVASIHSGFTASIAPQSPLTGLGLGAPSAVVRPGLHPVAGPNQQRWSYASSAGSSYQGSSVGSYAPVESPQYIHSPVEVQAPVLQAERSAPRPPPRATRPAPPPISRPLPFSPAQHAYSEPTESLLPRDTSYVIIENSELPSDASLSSWGSKSSGFKAHRGLDGFGMLKKKKLSVESVPFSSGDLGSSATSPFNSPKRSWFNNLFNFKPATCTLLSRDNVSNTREKMRKILLSIGVRTAVTEIDGHKALKCRLDEVRDNGNVTTKGVRFRVEFTRASTSQAYSTLVTLTQEKGAESLFRACFSELKHFMDSQPSTPTTLSLNRSSVEQSRSVNSSNLLPAQSYQQQRYSATSADASAGAPTSPLLSAPPIRYTASAPTTPVIDSSPRFTSPYLQLPVSPQSLQMPSY; this comes from the exons ATGccgtcatcatcaaacGCCCACGATGACGGGGCGACGAATCAACGACAGGCCACAGTTACAAGAAAGAGAACTAATGGTTCTGGTACGCGTGATGAGAAGCAGTATATTGGACAATGGCGTATAGGGAGGACGATTGGGAAAGGGAGTTCAG GCCGTGTCAAGATCGCCAAACACGCCGTGACAGGCAAATATGCCGCCATCAAAATCGTACCCAAGGGTTTGATTCTCAACTCACGGATGTCCATGTCAGAGGCGGGTGCAAGGGCTGACAAGGTCCTGCTTGGTATTGAGAGGGAGATCGTAATTATGAAACTCATTGACCATCCCAACGTGCTCAACTTGTATGATGTGTGGGAGACCAGCTCAGAACT TTATCTGATCATGGAATACGTGCCTGGAGGTGAACTGTTTGACTATCTCGTCAAGCGCGGTCGACTCCCAGTATCAGAAGCGCTTCATTATTTCCAGCAAATCATCTACGCTGTTGACTACTGCCACCGCTTCAATATTTGTCACCGCGATCTCAAACCCGAGAACTTGCTTCttgacaaggacaagaacaTTAAAGTGGCAGATTTTGGGATGGCCGCTTGGGAAGCTGGCGAAAGAATGCTCGAAACAAGTTGTGGTAGTCCCCATTACGCGAGTCCCGAGATTGTAGCA GGCAAAGCGTACCATGGTTCATCATCAGACATTTGGTCTTGTGGTATTATCCTGTTCGCCCTTCTTACAGGTAGACTTCCATTCGACGATGACAATATTCGCTCCCTGCTGCAAAAGGTGAAGATCGGTATCTTCGAGATGCCTGACGAAATCAAAGATCCAGCCAGAGATTTATTGAAAAGGATGCTAGAGAAAGACCCGGAGAAGCGTATAACC ATGCCTGAGATTCTGAGTCaccccttcttcgtctcaCGGCCCCCTCGTCCTATTCCTGGGAGATCCCTTGTATCACCTCCTACGCTCGATGAAGTTGAACGCCCAGTGAACTCGGTCGATGAAATTGATCCCGATATCATGGGCAACCTGAAAACTCTCTGGTCAGGCGTTTCGGATCAGGAAATCATCAAGGCGTTGATGTGTAAAGA CAAAACTTGGGAAAAGACCATATATCATCTTCTTATCAAGTACCGCAATAAGCATCTTGAGAACTACAacatggaggaagaggaataCGCGGACGCTCGAGAACGTCGGCAGACACGAAAACAATTACAGTCTAGTTCGTCCCCTGCTCGTAGAAAAGGCGTACCGGCTCAAGACCAATCTGCTCGTCTTGCACCTCTAGGAGAAAATGAGACTGTCGCCAACACCCCTGTTAAGCGACCTCAGGCCCCGACACCCAACAAAGCCTCTCGCAAAGCCCCTCCTGAATGTCCCACCCCGACTAAACAAGTATCTCAAGCTCGAGGCCCTGCAGGACCTCGTCCTCCTAACAGCAGAGGCACCTCTGGAGCTAGCAATTCTTCACAAGCCCCAGCAATCGTCTTGCAGGGTGCAACTCCTACCAAAGAATTGCCTTCTCCACACACCACTTCgtctcgtcctcgtccCGAAGTGATAACTACTCCTACTTCTCCGGCACCATTGAACGTTCCACGCGTTGAAGACGCCAACTTGCAGACCTTCCTCAACCAGATTGCTGATCAGATGAACCGTTTCAGCGCCAGGTCGTCAGTGGCGTCACAATCTTCTACTTCTAGCTCCGCCGTCTTGGGGAGTGACTATCAGGCTTGTCTTGCGTTTGCTGCGGGAGTGACACCCTCTGCCAACCCGTCGTCTTCTGTGACGGAAAATGTCattgaagagcaaggacAATTCGAGGATGCTGCCGATGACCAGACTGACGCCGAAGTAGCTAGCATACACTCTGGTTTTACTGCATCAATTGCTCCTCAAAGCCCGCTCACAGGACTCGGTCTCGGTGCGCCCTCCGCTGTTGTCCGACCAGGATTACATCCTGTTGCGGGACCTAATCAGCAGAGATGGAGCTATGCTTCATCTGCTGGGTCGTCTTATCAAGGTTCTTCTGTTGGGTCGTACGCCCCCGTGGAGTCTCCTCAGTACATCCACAGCCCTGTGGAAGTCCAGGCTCCTGTCTTGCAAGCCGAGCGATCAGCGCCCCGACCGCCTCCACGAGCTACGCGCCCAGCCCCTCCTCCTATTTCCAGGCCACTCCCTTTCAGCCCGGCTCAACATGCATATTCTGAACCCACCgaatctcttctccctcgtGACACATCTTATGTCATTATAGAGAATTCCGAGCTTCCTAGTGACGCAAGCCTCAGCTCTTGGGGTAGCAAGTCATCTGGCTTCAAAGCCCACCGGGGTTTGGATGGCTTTGGGATGCttaagaagaagaagctcagTGTGGAATCCGtccccttttcttctggGGATCTCGGTTCTTCAGCGACATCACCTTTCAACTCACCGAAACGATCATGGTTCAACAATCTTTTCAACTTTAAGCCTGCCACCTGCACCTTATTGTCAAGAGATAACGTTTCCAATACTCGCGAAAAGATGCGGAAAATACTACTCAGCATTGGCGTGAGGACAGCAGTGACGGAGATTGACGGGCACAAGGCGTTGAAGTGCAGACTAGACGAAGTTAGAGACAATGGCAATGTGACAACTAAGGGTGTGAGGTTTAGAGTAGAATTCACGAGGGCGAGCACTAGTCAGGCGTACAGCACTCTTGTTACTCTTACACAGGAGAAGGGAGCCGAGTCATTGTTCCGAG CTTGCTTCTCTGAGTTGAAGCATTTTATGGACTCCCAACCCTCGACACCTACCACACTCTCTTTGAACAGATCTTCAGTCGAGCAATCACGTTCAGTTAATTCGtccaacctccttcctGCTCAGTCATACCAGCAGCAAAGGTATAGCGCCACGAGCGCAGACGCTTCTGCCGGTGCTCCTACAAGTCCTCTCCTATCTGCTCCTCCAATCAGATACACTGCTAGCGCACCTACCACCCCGGTCATTGACAGTAGTCCCAGATTTACCTCTCCATACCTACAATTACCTGTCTCTCCTCAGAGTCTACAGATGCCCTCTTATTGA
- a CDS encoding NAD dependent epimerase/dehydratase: MSGKSVFLTGATGYIGGTALEAVITSSTPPSKITVLIRDPAKINRFTSLEIARKHNVTIVPLLGSLEEYDKLRDAAADHDVVVSCANADDLAGMKAILEGMKKRKEKSGHRPLLIQTSGTGVLADDARGEYPTDTIYTDLNPSPATRFGPALHSITEVADTAPHRNVDLEIVKADQAGVIKSYIILPSTIWGFARGEVFEKGLSHPTSQQMPQLIEIAIRRKRAGVVGKGANIWPHVCIIDLGKLYSLVWEKATVPKPTIGHGPAGYYFGISGEYTLFGAASAIGQSLITHKAVPEGTESTPTTFTKDEIDQHFNGSYYSGSNSRGVADRSKSIGWNPRYTDEEQFYNDIDKEVQRINKALSQQ; this comes from the exons ATGTCCGGAAAATCCGTCTTCCTCACAGGTGCTACTGGCTACATTGGAGGCACAGCTCTCGAAGCTGTCATTACTTCTAGCACACCTCCCTCCAAGATCACTGTTCTCATCCGAGACCCAGCCAAGATCAATAGGTTCACCTCTCTCGAGATCGCTAGAAAGCACAATGTCACGATTGTTCCTCTCCTTGGCTCACTTGAAGAGTATGACAAGCTCCGAGATGCCGCCGCCGACCACGATGTTGTCGTGTCCTGTGCGAACGCCGACGACCTTGCTGGTATGAAGGCCATCTTGGAAggtatgaagaagagaaaggagaagagtggcCACAGGCCTCTCCTGATCCAGACTAGTGGCACTGGCGTCTTGGCAGACGACGCTCGGGGAGAATACCCAACTGACACT ATCTACACCGACCTCAACCCCTCCCCTGCTACCCGATTTGGCCCTGCTCTTCACTCTATTACTGAAGTGGCGGACACGGCTCCTCACCGTAATGTTGACCTTGAGATCGTCAAGGCTGATCAAGCCGGTGTGATAAAGTCTTACATCATCCTCCCTTCTACCATTTGGGGATTTGCTCGAGGAGAAGTTTTCGAGAAGGGTCTTTCTCACCCCACGTCTCAACAAATGCCTCAATTGATTGAGATTGCTATTAGGAGGAAGCGAGCCGGTGTCGTTGGCAAAG GTGCCAACATTTGGCCTCATGTCTGCATCATCGATCTTGGCAAGCTTTACAGTCTTGTTTGGGAGAAGGCCACTGTTCCTAAACCTACTATCGGTCACGGTCCAGCGGGATATTACTTTGGTATCTCTGGCGAATATACTCTCTTTGGCGCGGCTTCCGCCATCGGCCAGTCTCTTATCACTCACAAGGCAGTTCCTGAAGGCACTGAATCTACCCCTACCACATTTACCAAGGACGAGATCGATCAACACTTTAATGGAAGTTATTATTCTGGTAGCAACTCCAGAGGTGTTGCGGACAGGAGTAAGAGTATCGGATGGAACCCTAGGTACACCGATGAGGAGCAATTCTATAATGACATTGACAAGGAAGTGCAGAGAATTAACAAGGCACTCTCTCAGCAGTAG